The following proteins are co-located in the Ensifer sp. WSM1721 genome:
- a CDS encoding YigZ family protein, protein MFTLKSIETATQEVKKSRFTAVAAPIEDERSAKAFFAAHSDPSANHNCWAWCIGQNYRFSDDGEPSGTAGKPILAAIDGQSLDRIAVVVSRWFGGILLGSGGLVRAYGGTAALCLKAAEKVELVEMLRATIACDFADLALIKARLTARGVMIAGESFTDIGAVLTIDLRKDVADETLVLVADLSRGKAIVSMEN, encoded by the coding sequence ATGTTCACCCTCAAAAGCATCGAAACCGCGACACAGGAAGTCAAGAAAAGCCGGTTTACGGCAGTCGCCGCTCCGATCGAGGACGAGCGGTCGGCAAAGGCATTCTTTGCCGCGCATTCCGATCCTTCCGCCAATCACAATTGTTGGGCCTGGTGCATCGGCCAGAACTACCGCTTTAGCGACGACGGCGAGCCGAGCGGTACGGCGGGGAAGCCTATCCTCGCGGCGATCGACGGCCAGTCCCTCGACCGCATCGCGGTCGTCGTCTCTCGCTGGTTCGGCGGCATCCTGCTTGGCAGCGGCGGGCTGGTCCGCGCCTATGGCGGCACCGCCGCACTCTGCCTCAAGGCGGCGGAGAAGGTCGAACTCGTCGAGATGCTGCGCGCGACAATTGCCTGCGACTTCGCTGATCTCGCGCTGATCAAGGCGCGGCTCACGGCTCGCGGCGTCATGATTGCTGGCGAGAGCTTCACCGATATCGGTGCGGTGCTGACGATCGACCTGCGAAAGGACGTGGCAGATGAGACGCTTGTCCTCGTCGCGGATCTCAGTCGCGGAAAGGCGATCGTATCGATGGAGAACTGA
- a CDS encoding DUF1810 domain-containing protein has translation MTSEAFDLERFVQAQESTYATALAELRAGAKRTHWMWFIFPQIAGLGHSPTAQYYALSGLDEARAYLGHPLLGRRILECTEAVNAVSGRSALEIFGRPDDLKFRSSMTLFEAAAPTVGAFARALDLYFDGVRDPRTIEILGRV, from the coding sequence ATGACGAGCGAGGCCTTCGATCTCGAGCGCTTCGTCCAGGCGCAGGAAAGCACCTATGCGACCGCGCTCGCCGAACTGCGCGCCGGCGCCAAGCGGACGCATTGGATGTGGTTCATCTTTCCGCAGATTGCGGGTCTCGGCCATTCGCCGACGGCGCAATATTACGCGCTATCCGGCCTCGACGAGGCGCGCGCCTATCTCGGCCATCCGCTTCTCGGCCGCCGGATCCTCGAATGCACGGAGGCGGTCAATGCAGTCAGCGGAAGAAGCGCGCTCGAGATTTTCGGCCGGCCGGACGATCTCAAATTCCGCTCGTCCATGACGCTGTTCGAGGCTGCCGCGCCGACCGTCGGCGCTTTTGCCAGAGCGCTCGACCTCTATTTCGACGGGGTTCGCGATCCGCGAACCATCGAAATTCTCGGCAGGGTTTGA
- a CDS encoding aldo/keto reductase gives MKTRVLGRTGATISEIGFGAWQIGGSWGDVSEEDGRRALHAALDSGVTFIDTADVYGDGRSEKIIAAVLKERGGDKPFVATKAGRRLNPHVADGYTAANIEAFIDRSLANLGVETLDLVQLHCPPTEVYYRPEVFGALDRLVTKGKIRHYGVSVEKVEEALKTIEYPGVATVQIIYNIFRQRPHDLFFAEAKKKNVGVIVRVPLASGLLTGRISKDTVFAADDHRNFNRHGEAFDVGETFAGVPFDVALEAVEQLRALVPADVPMAQFALRWILEQGAVSVVIPGARNAAQAQSNAAASALAPIDDATMGAIAALYERLIKVHVHQRW, from the coding sequence ATGAAGACGAGGGTTTTGGGCCGGACGGGCGCAACGATTTCGGAGATCGGCTTCGGCGCCTGGCAGATCGGCGGGTCCTGGGGCGATGTCAGCGAGGAAGACGGCAGGCGCGCGCTCCACGCCGCACTCGACAGCGGCGTCACCTTCATCGACACGGCGGATGTCTACGGCGACGGACGGTCCGAAAAAATCATCGCCGCGGTGCTGAAGGAACGTGGCGGAGACAAACCATTCGTCGCCACCAAGGCCGGGCGCCGGCTCAATCCGCACGTGGCGGACGGCTACACGGCCGCCAATATCGAGGCCTTCATCGACCGCAGCCTCGCAAACCTCGGCGTCGAAACGCTCGATCTCGTGCAACTCCACTGCCCACCGACGGAGGTCTACTACCGGCCCGAGGTCTTCGGGGCGCTCGACCGCCTGGTGACCAAGGGCAAGATCCGCCACTACGGCGTCTCCGTCGAGAAGGTCGAAGAAGCCCTGAAAACGATCGAATATCCTGGTGTGGCCACGGTCCAGATCATCTACAACATCTTCCGCCAGCGGCCGCACGACCTCTTCTTCGCCGAAGCGAAAAAGAAGAATGTCGGCGTCATCGTGCGCGTGCCGCTCGCCTCCGGCCTACTTACGGGCAGGATCAGCAAGGACACCGTCTTTGCTGCAGACGACCACCGCAACTTCAACCGCCATGGCGAAGCCTTCGACGTCGGCGAGACCTTCGCCGGCGTGCCGTTCGACGTGGCGCTCGAGGCGGTCGAACAGTTGCGCGCGCTCGTGCCCGCTGATGTGCCGATGGCGCAATTCGCGCTCCGGTGGATCCTCGAGCAGGGCGCCGTTTCCGTCGTCATCCCCGGCGCCCGCAATGCCGCCCAGGCGCAATCCAACGCCGCCGCCAGCGCGCTGGCGCCGATCGACGACGCCACCATGGGCGCGATCGCCGCGCTTTACGAGCGCCTCATCAAGGTTCATGTTCATCAGCGCTGGTGA
- a CDS encoding aminoacyl-tRNA deacylase — protein sequence MTIAKKLQDYIDSEGVAYDTVAHHRTATTSQTAEAAHVPGNRLAKSVVVHHEMGYVLAVVPATHRVELSTLQDVMNRRLGLASEEEVSELFNDCEIGAVPPIGSAYGVPVILDESLDRASDIYFEGGDHRTLVHMSGSNFRNLTKDARVARFSHPS from the coding sequence ATGACGATCGCCAAGAAACTTCAGGATTACATCGACAGCGAGGGTGTGGCCTACGACACCGTCGCCCACCACCGCACGGCAACCACCAGCCAGACAGCCGAGGCCGCTCACGTCCCAGGCAACAGGCTTGCCAAATCCGTGGTCGTGCACCACGAGATGGGCTATGTGTTAGCCGTCGTACCGGCCACGCACCGTGTCGAACTCTCGACACTGCAGGACGTCATGAACCGGCGTCTCGGCCTCGCCTCGGAGGAGGAGGTCAGCGAACTTTTCAACGATTGCGAGATTGGCGCGGTCCCGCCGATCGGATCAGCCTATGGCGTACCGGTCATTCTCGACGAAAGCCTCGACAGGGCCAGCGACATCTATTTCGAGGGCGGCGACCATAGGACGCTCGTACATATGAGCGGCAGCAATTTCCGCAACCTGACGAAGGATGCGCGGGTGGCGCGGTTCAGCCACCCGTCGTAA
- a CDS encoding BA14K family protein, translating to MKRLAIVALSLATALTSVGPAMAFPPVVPLKVEVPQAQPVSHRNGDDDWAWALGGLAAGTIIGGLLTQPRYYGPRYYGPSYYDEGYYYGPTYYRPRYYAPAYYAPRYYYAPRYYAPSYYRQTYYGGNAHARWCYARYRSYRAYDNTFQPYYGPRRPCVSPYY from the coding sequence ATGAAGAGGCTAGCAATCGTTGCCTTGTCGCTGGCGACGGCGCTCACGAGCGTTGGGCCGGCCATGGCGTTTCCCCCCGTTGTCCCACTGAAGGTCGAGGTACCGCAGGCGCAGCCGGTCAGCCACCGCAACGGTGACGACGATTGGGCCTGGGCGCTCGGCGGGCTCGCCGCCGGCACGATCATCGGGGGGCTGCTGACGCAGCCGAGGTATTACGGCCCGAGGTATTATGGCCCGAGCTACTACGATGAGGGCTACTACTACGGCCCGACCTATTACCGGCCGCGTTACTATGCGCCAGCCTACTACGCGCCACGTTACTACTACGCGCCGCGCTACTATGCGCCGAGTTATTACCGCCAGACCTATTATGGCGGCAATGCGCATGCGCGCTGGTGCTATGCCCGCTACCGGTCGTACAGGGCTTACGACAACACGTTCCAGCCCTATTACGGTCCGCGGCGGCCGTGCGTCTCGCCCTACTATTGA
- a CDS encoding isoprenylcysteine carboxylmethyltransferase family protein, with translation MLVRLIVQTVAWFGFIGAVLFLSAGTLAWPAAWTYLAIMLALSLVTGLLLARHDPALLKERLSPPIQKGQPLADKVLLSVILLFLFGAYVLMALDAVRFKWSSVPEWVQAVGALLVILSIGFSYRTLRENSFASPVVKVQMERAQRVVTTGPYRYVRHPFYAGSLLFVAGTSLLLGSWWGLIAAFGLAGLLAIRIGIEEKALRTGLAGYDTYAERVRYRLVPFVW, from the coding sequence ATGCTCGTCCGACTGATCGTGCAGACCGTCGCCTGGTTCGGGTTCATCGGAGCCGTCCTCTTCCTCTCCGCCGGGACCCTTGCCTGGCCGGCCGCGTGGACCTACCTCGCCATCATGCTTGCGCTTTCGCTGGTCACCGGGCTGTTGCTTGCCCGGCACGATCCGGCGCTCCTGAAAGAAAGACTGTCGCCGCCCATCCAGAAGGGCCAGCCTTTGGCCGACAAGGTGCTTCTTTCCGTGATCCTGCTGTTCCTCTTCGGCGCCTATGTGTTGATGGCGCTCGACGCGGTGCGGTTCAAGTGGTCGTCGGTGCCGGAGTGGGTGCAGGCCGTGGGGGCGCTGCTCGTCATCCTCTCTATCGGATTCAGCTATCGGACGTTGCGCGAAAACAGCTTCGCATCGCCGGTGGTCAAGGTGCAAATGGAGCGTGCGCAAAGGGTTGTCACCACCGGACCCTACCGCTACGTCCGCCACCCCTTCTATGCCGGCAGCCTTCTCTTCGTTGCCGGCACGTCGCTGCTTCTCGGCTCCTGGTGGGGCCTTATCGCCGCATTCGGGCTGGCGGGATTGCTCGCCATCCGCATAGGCATCGAGGAGAAGGCGCTGCGCACCGGCCTCGCCGGTTATGACACCTATGCGGAACGGGTCCGCTACCGGCTCGTTCCCTTCGTATGGTAG
- a CDS encoding helix-turn-helix transcriptional regulator yields MDWTRGRGRQILIAGAVGTFALLLGLEVVKEEEEWTVAELLTEAVTIALLVGCSACVALLSSRLREQEAGNLDLRDKIARIRESNAQWRADLADHFQELGAAIQRQFAAWGCTQAEQEVGLLLLKGFSHKEIARIRGASEATIRQQAASVYHKAELSGRAALSAYFLEELLLPPTPQPPARGDGLARPEPPEPGRFTSD; encoded by the coding sequence ATGGATTGGACCAGGGGGCGTGGCCGGCAGATCCTGATCGCCGGCGCAGTGGGAACCTTCGCACTGTTGCTCGGTCTTGAAGTGGTGAAAGAGGAAGAAGAGTGGACCGTCGCGGAATTGCTGACGGAGGCAGTGACGATCGCACTTCTCGTTGGCTGTTCGGCCTGCGTCGCGCTCTTATCCTCGCGCCTTCGTGAGCAGGAGGCCGGTAATCTCGATCTGCGCGACAAGATCGCACGCATCAGGGAAAGCAACGCCCAGTGGCGCGCCGACCTGGCGGACCATTTTCAGGAGCTCGGCGCAGCAATCCAGCGCCAATTCGCGGCCTGGGGCTGCACGCAAGCGGAGCAGGAGGTCGGATTGCTGCTGCTCAAGGGCTTCAGCCACAAGGAGATCGCGCGAATCCGGGGAGCAAGCGAAGCGACAATTCGCCAGCAGGCAGCCTCGGTTTACCACAAGGCCGAGCTTTCCGGCCGCGCTGCGCTCTCTGCCTATTTCCTTGAGGAGCTGCTGCTGCCGCCGACACCTCAGCCGCCCGCGCGCGGCGACGGGTTGGCTCGTCCGGAACCCCCGGAACCCGGCCGCTTCACGTCCGATTGA